One part of the Glycine soja cultivar W05 chromosome 11, ASM419377v2, whole genome shotgun sequence genome encodes these proteins:
- the LOC114373878 gene encoding probable cinnamyl alcohol dehydrogenase 1 gives MSSKGVGEDCLGWAARDASGVLSPYKFSRRTLGNEDVHIKITHCGVCFADVVWTRNKHGDSKYPVVPGHEIAGIVTKVGANVHHFKVGDHVGVGTYINSCRDCEYCNDGQEVHCTKGSVYTFNGVDFDGTITKGGYSSYIVVHERYCFMIPKSYPLASAAPLLCAGITVYSPMVRHKMNQPGKSLGVIGLGGLGHMAVKFGKAFGLSVTVFSTSISKKEEALSLLGADKFVVSSNQEEMTALAKSLDFIIDTASGDHSFDPYMSLLKTYGVFVLVGFPSQVKFIPASLNIGSKTVAGSVTGGTKDIQEMIGFCAANEIHPNIEVIPIEYANEALERLINRDVKYRFVIDVENSLKEK, from the exons ATGAGTTCCAAAGGTGTTGGTGAAGATTGCCTGGGATGGGCAGCAAGAGATGCATCCGGAGTTCTATCACCTTACAAATTCAGTCGCAG GACTCTTGGGAACGAAGATGTTCATATTAAAATTACGCACTGTGGTGTTTGCTTCGCTGATGTAGTTTGGACAAGGAATAAACATGGTGACTCAAAGTATCCTGTCGTGCCTGG TCATGAGATTGCTGGGATTGTGACAAAGGTTGGCGCCAATGTCCACCATTTTAAGGTTGGCGACCATGTTGGAGTGGGGACTTATATAAACTCATGTAGGGATTGTGAGTATTGTAATGATGGACAAGAAGTTCATTGTACCAAGGGATCTGTATACACTTTTAATGGTGTTGATTTTGATGGTACAATTACAAAAGGAGGATACTCCAGTTACATAGTAGTCCATGAGAG GTACTGCTTCATGATACCAAAAAGCTATCCATTGGCTTCCGCAGCTCCTTTGCTTTGTGCTGGAATTACTGTTTATTCACCGATGGTCCGCCACAAGATGAATCAACCTGGTAAATCTCTAGGAGTGATTGGTCTTGGTGGCCTCGGTCATATGGCGGTGAAATTTGGAAAGGCATTTGGTTTGAGTGTAACGGTTTTTAGCACTAGTATATCCAAGAAAGAGGAGGCACTGAGCCTGCTTGGCGCAGACAAATTTGTTGTTTCATCTAATCAAGAGGAAATGACG GCGTTGGCTAAATCGTTGGACTTTATAATCGACACAGCATCTGGTGATCACTCGTTTGATCCTTACATGTCACTGCTGAAGACATATGGTGTTTTTGTCCTAGTTGGTTTCCCTAGTCAAGTCAAATTTATCCCTGCAAGCCTTAATATAG GATCAAAGACTGTTGCCGGAAGTGTTACAGGTGGTACAAAAGATATACAGGAGATGATTGGCTTCTGTGCTGCAAACGAGATTCACCCAAATATAGAGGTGATTCCAATCGAGTATGCCAATGAAGCTCTTGAGAGGCTCATAAATAGGGACGTCAAGTACCGGTTTGTAATAGATGTTGAGAATTCCCTGAAAGAAAAATGA